A segment of the Bacillus sp. es.034 genome:
CAAGTGGAATCATCATCGTGAATAAAAAGATCCTGAATAACAGTTCCTTACCTGGAAACGTAAACCGGACAAAGGCATAAGCCGTCAACGCTCCAAGGAAAACACTTCCCACCGTGGCGACACCTGCTACCAGCAAGCTGTTTAAGAAATAACGAAAGAAGTTATTCTTGTTCCAGACAATTTCATAGTTTTCAAAATTGGGGACTGCCGTGAACACTTCCTGCGGCTTTGGAAGTGAGTAAGCCCCGTTAATGAATGTCGTCATCACCATATAGATAAAAGGTGTAATAAAGACGATGACCCCTAATATGAGAAACAAATAAACAATCAATTTACTAAAAAAGTTCCCATTCATACGTTTACCCTCCTCTTCTATCTACATGAATTTCTGATTGCTCAATTTCTTCTGCTGCGTGAATGTAATCAGGAAGATCGTCAGGCCCATCATCACACCCAGCGCTGAAGAATACCCGAAGTTAAAGTTACTGAATGCCTGTTTGTAAATCATGCTCTGGAGCACTTCTGTCTGCCCCATCGGTCCGCCGTTCGTGATGAAATACACCTGTGGGAAGAAGTTAAAGGCACCCATGATTAAATTAATGATGACAAATGCCGTAATCGGACGCAGCATCGGTATCGTGACAAACTTGAAAGCCTTTATTCCGCTTGCCCCGTCGATTGCTGCCGCTTCATAAAGATTCTTCGGAATCCCCTGAAGGGCCGCTAAATAGATGACCACTGTCCACCCCACCGTTTTCCAAATGTGGAACAGCCAGATGACGATCATCGCCGTCCACTGGTTCTGTAGCCAGCTGATCGGCTTATCCACGATCCCCAGATGGACGAGGACAAAGTTGATCAACCCATTATCACCATCTGCAAACAGATAACGAAAAAGGAATGCAACGACAATCCAAGACGTAATAATCGGAAGATAATACAACGTCCTGAACGTAATCTTGTACTTAACAAATTGAATATTGATCAACACAGCAAAAAACAGTCCTAAAAACCAGTTGATCGGTACCGTCACGACTGTATTGAGAAATGTATTCCTGACGGCGTACGCAAAAGCCGGGTCCGAAAAAGCCTTTTTATAATTCTCTAAACCGACAAAAGGACTTTCCGCACCGGGGATGATGTTATAATCCTGGAAGCTCATCACAATCCCCTTAATGAGGGGATAAATGACAAATATAGTGGCCCCGGCAAGCCCGATTAGAAGAAAAGGGGATA
Coding sequences within it:
- a CDS encoding sugar ABC transporter permease, with protein sequence MDPNLNNNHSDIILSEKKPFSQRFKKGARQWLAVSPFLLIGLAGATIFVIYPLIKGIVMSFQDYNIIPGAESPFVGLENYKKAFSDPAFAYAVRNTFLNTVVTVPINWFLGLFFAVLINIQFVKYKITFRTLYYLPIITSWIVVAFLFRYLFADGDNGLINFVLVHLGIVDKPISWLQNQWTAMIVIWLFHIWKTVGWTVVIYLAALQGIPKNLYEAAAIDGASGIKAFKFVTIPMLRPITAFVIINLIMGAFNFFPQVYFITNGGPMGQTEVLQSMIYKQAFSNFNFGYSSALGVMMGLTIFLITFTQQKKLSNQKFM